The DNA sequence TTCCCTAATCCGCGATTTCTATAGATTCATAAAAAAATGCATTTGcgtctttatttttaaaaatgtatAATCAAGTAAAATtgatctctattttatttatttaaaaaaattaccttttattttaaaaactcttttcttatttttttttgaattcgaAACTAATTCATTACACTTGTTTCTCAACAAAAGATATATCATATTATTAATTAagcaataataattaaatttaatttgcaACAAGCAttctaaaaaataagttgtgATTAGAGAAGTTaatcacaataataattaacACAAAAAATACTCAAGATAATACATACATAATTGTTAATAACTAATGAATCACTTTCACATGAAAATCATTATTCCAAACATTTAAATTAGAGAAATACACTAATAATTATCTATCTAACACGTATTTTTAGCTCACACAAAAATTTGATTTGGGCTTGAATTTTTCTTCTTGTCTTAtggtaaatttttatcttttgaataatAATGATCAAATTCTGATATCAGATTATAAAATTACGAGACACATTAATAATTACTAGCGGTTCAACAGGCATTACGTGTCTATTCAgctgtttttctattatttttaagaaattaattttattttttgttaatatatctgTCACATGAGTAAATACGTGGAGTAACTTGTTAGAGTAGTTAGTAGATGAATTAGTTGTAAATAATAATTAGTTAAGAAGCTAattgttgttatttttaataagaaaaatcaaattcAATCAAATGAGTCTTTGAGATTGTGAGAGAACTTTCATTGCTCTCTGGTCACAATTCCCATCCTGTGAAGTTCTTCCATTCTCTTTCTGAATGCTTCACCACGTCAACATGGTGCGGTAAGTGTAGAAGGAAGAAATCAGTGAGGAATTGAACTTCAAAAAGGATGAATCGATAGAAACTTTATTGAATTTCACTACTGTAGTTTTTCCCCTTTCTTTTCTGCTagatttttccttctcttttctgaATCTTCTCTCATTCTTCgtctattttctttctcttctactattttcttctcttcctttaaGACTCAAACAATAGAGACTAATGAGATATGTGTTGTCTGAACAAGATTCAAGATTTAGGTAACCATTTTCGATTAGCGAGTCTTGGGAAGAAGATTACACAATTGATTGCGAATTCAAGCGTTAGTCACAACTGGCATCAGAAGCAAATCCAACAATCGATCTGTAAATGCTGACAAGTCTTCTAAGTCATCTAAATCAGATACAGTTGAATTCAAATAGGAACCAGCAGAATTCAGCATTAGATCTGGCAAGTCCGTATTTCTTGCATCCTGGAGAAAGTTTAGGAACAGCCCTAATACCTATTGCATTAGAGCACAACAATTATCAAGTTTGGGAGAGAGCAATGTGGAGAGCCTTGAGAGGAAAGAACAAGATCAGGTTCATAGATGGTTCACCTCAGCGATCAACAGAAGAAGATCCACTGTTTGATGCGTGGGAAAGATGCAACACATTCGTGGTTTCTTGGATCAATCACTCATTAAGTCTTAACATAGCTAAAAGTGTCATTTGGATCAACTCGGCGGAAGAACTATGGAGAGAACTGACACAGTTGCCAAGAAGACATGTACAAGATTGCTGAGCTAGAAGAAGAGATGTATCCTAGCCAGCAAGGAGAACTATCTGTGACAGATTATTACACGCAATTGAAAACAATCTGGGAAGAATTAGAGAACTTTCGCCCTGTACCAAATTGTTCAAGATGCATTGATAGGTGCACTTGCGAGCTAAGTATCATgagaaattataaagaaaaatcccAAGTGGTAAGGTTCTTGATAGGATTAAGTGATCAATTCGCCACTGTGAGATCACAATTCATGATGATGAATCCCATGCCAAAGTTAGAATCTGTGTTTGCCTCCGATTTACAATAAGAAAGACAATTAAACATGCCTGAAACTTTGGACAGCAATGCACTGATGGTGAATGCAAGAAGCAGTAGTGCGAATTCGAGAAGTGAGGTCAATATTGAAAATATGAGAGGCAGAGGTAGAGGGGGAAGAGGTCAAAAACAGTGTACCTACTGTGAAAAGTTAGGCCACTTAATTGATGTATGTTACAAGAAGCATGGATATCCTCCCAATCTCAAGAACAATCAAAGCTCATTTAACAACATAGTtgctgaagatgatgatgaagacaaCAACATGCAAGTGCAGTCCCAGAGAGAGATGGATGATAGGTCTGAGCCTCATTTTACTTTAGAGCAGAGGTAAGCATTGCTTGCTCTCCTGCAAAACCAAGAATATCAGCCAAGGCATAACATCAATCAGATTAGCACCACTCCTCTCCCGTCCAACAAAGGTATATCCTACATTATGTCCCTCTCTGTTTTTAGCCTTGTAGCTTACTCACACAAATCCTTCCACagaatttataaaattaactttGTGATCATTAACATGCCTGATGGAACTAGAACAATTACAACACTAACAGAAAATGTCATTTTTCATAACAATTTACAACTGTTTAATGTGTTTTACATTCCAACTTTTAAATTCAATTTGATATCGGTTTCAAAATTAACTCTGGATTCTGAATATCAActgattttttatgaaaattgttGTGCAATCTAAGAAAAAAAACATTGAAGACAGTTTGTGTAGTTGAACAGTAGAGAAATGGATTGTATGCATTTGAAAATCTTCAACCTGTTGCAGCTACATCAAATTCAGCATGCATCAATACACAcacatcacattcatcatatccTGACCATTCTGCATTGTGGCATCTTAGGTTAGGGCATTTTCCGAATCATAGAATAAAGGTGATGCAAAAGGCGTACACTGATTTACAATTTTCTAGTTGTAATAAGCCATGTGACTCTTGTCACTAtgcaaaacaaaaaagaattttcTTTGTACCAAGAATTACATAAAGTAAGAACAGATTTGATGTTATGCATATTGACATTTGGGGTCCAATAAATACTAtatcaatttctagttttaagTACTTCTTAACGATAGTAGAAGATAAAAGTAGATTCACTTGGATTTATTTCATGAAAGGAAAAAGTGAAGCTGCTGAATTAGTTAAAAGTTTTGTCAAATTAATTGAAACCCAATTCGGTATCACTATCAAGAAGATTAGAATGGACAATGGACCTGAATTCAAACTTAATGCTTTATATGCACTAAATGGAATCATACATCAAACATCATGCGTCGAAATGCCTCAACAAAATGGAATAATTGAGATGAAACATCAGCATATTCTAGAAATAACAAGAGCATTAATGTTTCACTCCAACTTACccaaaaatttttggaattatgCTGTGGCACATTCATTTCAATTGATGAATAGAATTTCCAgtagtattttaaaaaatgtctcaccatattaattattatatgatAAACAGTCGGATATTTCATATCTAATAATCTTTGGATGTTTGGTGTATGCATCTACACTAGTGAATCATAGAAGCAAATTGGATAAAAGGGCCAGAAAGTGTGTCTATCTTGGTATAAAGGAAAGAGTTAAAGGATATTTACTGTAAGACCTTGGAAATAGAGATATCTTCATTTCAAGGAACACCATTTTTTATGAATTCGTTTTACCTTTTACAATACAGGAAACTGTACAAAATGAgaaaggtgagattgaaacacaCCCAGATTTTTGCATACATGATTTGCATACATTTGACAATTCTTTGTGCATTGAAATTCAACAATCATACACACAACTAGGATTACAACAGCAAACTGCATCTAGGTCCCAATTCTTAGATCATGCCCCATCAGTATCCTCTCATACTAATATTCCTATTCCATTACACACTCCCATTATGCAACCCTTAAGAAGGTCCACTAGGGAGACAAGAAAACCAGCATACCTTGCTGATTTTCAATGCATGATTACTTCATCAGCTCTATTAGCTACACCAGATTTCAGCACAACTCATTCTTCACAATGTCttcatgaaaatttttttgaacatCAGTTTGACATTATTCatgatttaaaacaaaatttcttTGAACATTCCACTCTGCTATTGTTTGAATCCTCCATACTAGATTCTGCTTTACCACTCATTCCATTATGTCCATCCTCCATTGTATTTGTCAATCAAGCCACCTTTCAGCCAAAACACACTGAACCCAAATGCTATGCTGAAGTTGTCACTGATCCAAAATGGCAAGAAGCAAACAATGTAGAGTTAAATGCTCTAAAAGAAAATAAGACTTTGACTCTAACACCTCTTTCATTTAGAAAAAGGATTGTAGGCTGCAGATGGGTGTTTAAATTGAAGCTCAATGCTAATGGAATGGTGGAACGCCACAAGGCCATATTAGTGGCACAGGACTTCACCCAGACGACTGGGGTAGACTATCTTAAAATATTTAGCCAGTTATGAAGATGACAAACCTTCAAATCTTACTTGCCATTGCAGCGGTCAAAGGCTGGTTCGTGCATCAATTAGATGTCAACACGGCCTTTTTACATGGGAATCTTGTTGAAGAGGTCTATATGAAGCCTCCTCTTGGACTGTTCTTCTCTGGCCCGGGACTGGTATGCAAGTTAGATCGTTCTCTTTATGGCTTAAAACAAGCCAGCAGGCAGTGGAACACTAAACTCACTTCCACTCTTCTCTCGATTGGTTACTGTTAGTCTCGAAGTGACCATAGCCTTTTCACCAAATCTACAAAATCTGGTTTCACATTTATACTAGTATATGTTGATGACCTAATTGTTTCAAGGGATGACATGGCAGAGATCAGCTTCATCAAACAGTATTTGCATCTTTTGTTTAAGATCAAAGACATTGGTGAACTTAAGTTCTTTCTTGGCTTGGAGGTGATTCGAAGCAAGAGGAGAATCATGGTGAATCAAAAGAAATATTGCCTCGATTTCTTGAAGGATTATAACCTACTAAATGCCAAGCCAGCAGCAACACTTATGGACTACACCATCAAATTGACCAAGAATTCAGGAAATCCATTGCAGTCTAATACAAAATATAAGAAGCTGATTGGAAAACTGATTTATTTGACTAATACTAGGCCAGAAATTGGATATACTGTTGGAAGACTAAAGTCAATTCCTGGATTGTCCCACAAACATACTCTTTGAAGCAGCATTGAGAGTTTTGAGATACTTAAGAAGAACACCAACCAAAGGGCTGATGTTTGCAGCTAACACAGATTTAACACCCACTAATTTTTCGGACAGCGATTGGGGCACTTGTTCAGATACAAAGAGATCAACCTCAGGCTACTGCTTTTTCATTGGCACTTCAATTGTGTCCTGAAAAAGTAAGAAACAAAGTACAGTCGCCAATTTTTCATGTGAGGCTGAATATAGAGCTCTAGCAATGGCTACACAGGAGGCACAGTGGATCACTTATGTGCTGCAAGATCTGAGAATAAGGTTGAAAGACCAATTGAAATATACTCTGATAGCCAATCTGCATTGTATATTGTCTCTATTTCCGTATTCCATAAGAGAACCAAACATATAGAGATGGATTGTCACATTATGAGAGACAAATGGCAAGAGTAAGTCACAAAATTACTACCCATCTCCACCCACAATCAAGTGGCAGACACATTGACAAAAGAATTGGCTCCTAATCAGTTTTAGCAATGTTTGAGCAAGCTGAGAATGATGAAGAGCATCAATTCTAGCTTGAGAGGGGTGCCACATGAATAAACACATGGAGTAACTTGTTACAGTAGTTAGTAGTTGATTTAGTTGTAAATAATAGTTAGTTAGGAGgctaattattgttatttttaatagTTGCAACCAGTTGTAAAAATaagtcaagaaaaacccaattcAATCAAATGAGTCTTTTAGATTGTGAGAGAACTTTCATTGCTCTCCTCTGGTCATAATTTCCATCCTATGAAGTTTTTCCATTCTCTTCCTGAATATTTCACCACTTTAATAATATCATTCactctttaaatttattagataaatatttttttattttaatattaacgtgaccttatttatatcatattttattaaaattaaaattactataaaattttttaaaatgttaaattataaaagcacacaataaagaggtatatatattatcagaaaaaacataattcaaaaaataatgataataatattatcctgattcaaaaagagtatatataaattaaaatatatgttagttatttagaaaagataattttaat is a window from the Arachis hypogaea cultivar Tifrunner chromosome 1, arahy.Tifrunner.gnm2.J5K5, whole genome shotgun sequence genome containing:
- the LOC140179724 gene encoding uncharacterized protein produces the protein MLTSLLSHLNQIQLNSNRNQQNSALDLASPYFLHPGESLGTALIPIALEHNNYQVWERAMWRALRGKNKIRFIDGSPQRSTEEDPLFDAWERCNTFVVSWINHSLSLNIAKSVIWINSAEELWRELTQLPRRHVQDC